aaaatactaaaaaaacatttaaaaaaaataaatcagattctGTCCTATTTAAAAGCAGGAACACATGTGTTTAGAAGGGATTGGCCTTGATGGACAGACCAGTTTAGTTCCCAAACGTCTCTTAGGTCTGTAGGCTCTTATATTTTGTCCCTTTTGCTCTGCGATGCAGGAATTTCCTGTTGCAGTTTCACCAACACATTCTCGTGACATTCTTTGGCTGGTAATAATAAACAGTCAACTAGACTccttttacaacaacaaaaacaactcaaAACGTCACGCTACAATAAATGCTTAGAGCATGCGGCCCAATGTCCCGTCTCAAATATTCTGCGGCCCCCTCACCTCCTCGTTGAGGGTCAGTGCTCTCAGTATCGAGTCCACGTCATCGAACTCTGCGTACCCAAAGCCTTTGAGTCGCTCGGGGTTGCTGGGTTCACGAGGCAGACGCACAGCGCTGATCTGCAggggtggggggaaaaaaaaacgagGCAAGGTTAGCACCCctgtccaatttaaaaaaaaaaacgcactaaTCATAAAAGGATTCATGTAGTCATCCTGTGGGGGCTAAATAACAATTGGAAGTTACTTATGTATAAATTAACTTGCAACATGCCATCCGGACAGCCTACACGCTTGGATTAAATCCAAAATTATGGCTGCGCCATAGccattgtaaaatacagccaTGGAAGCGCAATCAACTTTGATTCATTCAGGCTAAAGTATCTAACGCCACATGGGAGTCAATTCCCATTTACGGAAGACACTAAGCTCAACCCCGCTACCTGGGCTGCATATTTGACAGTGGTTAAACATTCACGGAAAATCTGTTTCAACACCCTCGCTGAAGTTTAAGCTGATAACTATCATCTCATCCAAAGCCAACACATCGGGTGAAAGGCTGCGGAAGGTCACTCACGTTGAGCCCCCTGAAGAATTCCTTGATTGATTCCTCCGAGACGTCGTAGGGCAGGTTCCCCAGGAAGGCCGTGTAGGGGGGCCCGCGAGGGAGGCGGGAGCGATCCACGTTGGGCTCGCGGGCTGCGCGCGGGGCTGTGGGCAGGATGGAGCGGTCGATCGCGGGCGCGCGGTACGTGTCTTCTTCGGTGTGCCACGAGGTGGACACTGGGAGTTAAAGGAAAgagaagtaaaaacaaacaaaacaaattataatcCCATCGTCCTCAATTCCATCCTAGCCCCCGTGCCTCATTTATATTCGGTTTACTAGGATCTGAACTGCTCTTAAATCATGCAGCTATCCGTGCGACCGTTGCTTAGCGTGATTTCTAGTCTCTTTAGCTGTGCAACTGTCCGGCATTCTGACCTATGCCACATTAcctccccccccccatctccACAAATCTTTACTCTCTCCAAAATAGTTCCAGCCACGCCGAATCAGTAGCGAGCCCCCTTGATCACCCCTCACCCACCAATCTTCTAACTGCGCTGCCACTTACCATCTCCCTCCAGGTCATCTGTCTCGTCGGCCCAGCTGGTGGGCTTGACGGGCGCATAGTTGGCAGTGTTGTTGCTCCCACTGTCCTCCGCAAGGAAGTCGGTAAGAGTCAGGGTCTTCcccttcttgttcttcttcttaGCTGCAGGACGAGATAGACAAGCAAAAGCAACAGTGAGACACAGCACTGGCCCACAGCCTGCGGAGAGACAGTATAGCACCTGACATCTCGTCTTCCAAAAAATCTACAGTCCACAGCACGTCCACAAGCTTCCCCGGGCCACCACACCACGAGGGCAGAGTGCAAGCCAACGTTATCTCAAGAAGCACTGGAACCCAACCCTCTGCCACTGGCGGCAAGTCCAGAGGAAAGAAAACAAGCATTTACGACGCTTCCAAAAGATTTGTGCTTAAGGATAGCCTACAGGCCATAATCTATAttataaaaagacatttaaaacaatcaaagAGGGTTAAGAACACACTCTAATCTTCGTGTTACCAAGGAAGATTTTAAAATCAGGGCCGAAAAACGTTTTTGCTTAGTTTATTAAACTATTGTGTAATACACGAAATGGATACACATGAGACTCCACCAATGAGAATTCATATTGCACAGGGCTGCACAGAACTGTATAGTAGACCCTGCTATTACACAAGCACTGTATTCACAGCACTTAGTCCCAGAAGTCAAGCTTATTAAAACCACCAGCTAATTCTTTACACAAATAAACTCGGATTGCATTCTGCATTATTAACACAGACAGAATGACAGACTGCAGGATCTGGGGAGATAGCGCACCATATGGCAGGGAGACAAGCACATGTGCTGCTTCCATATTGAGGCCTGCCTGCTTATCTCAGCTTGCCATGTATTATCCCGGCTCAGCAATGCAGACGGTTCCACACAGCCAAAACTAATCTCcttgctttcattttaaacacaagaaTAATCCAGGTAACGTTTTCAAGCTACgagttactttttaaatttaaacaggagaaaataaattaactttcAATACAGAGTGAAATATAGagcatattaatttttttaatcatttcaatcAAAGCAAATTATATAATTATGGGGGGATTTTTTAAAAGATACGACCTTCAAAACAATGGAAGCAACTGAGGGACTTTTCGGGAGGAAGCTGGGGGAGGATCGATAGTTTTAATAACTTGCATCTGGCTTGACAAGCAAGCTCACTATGATGAGTGGTCCCCCCCCATGAAAAAAGGGGACAACCCATACAGGTTACTCCTGTTTGCATGAGGTTAGACTACCAGGCTACAGCAACTCTGCAACTGCATGCAGGACCTACACAAACAAACTGCATGTTTAGATGAACTGCACCTGGATACCTGATCAGACAGAGCTAGCCCCCATGGTAAAGTGGCCGGTACTTTGCATCCTCATCCAAATTTGAGAGGAGACCACATTGTGCATGTAGtcgtgttttatagttggtataaaCACATCCTTTATTCGTCTCATTTttagtcttttaacaaaatggtccCTCATTAAATGAACATCTGATCTTATGCACAATAACCGTAGCACATCACATGCTGCTGCACGTCGCGATACACGTCGTATCGCGACATTAGGGTACCGTGACACCCCTAATCCTCAACGCATTTGCTCCGTTATCGACGTCATAAGTGTTTCACAAACTCTGATGTGTGTTTTCAAAGGCAATCGTTAGTCTGCACCATTAACTGTGAAGAAATTACACAACACGGCGCAACGACGTTGCGATGCCAGAAACGCATAGGACTAAGTTTGCGACGCATGTTTGTTAGTTAAAAAAACTTGGTACTTCATTTGCATtcgagttaaaaacaaaaaagactccGCTATTAAAGAAACGTCTAGGCTTAATAAAATTGCCCCCGCCCTTCCATTTTGTCAGAATGGCTTAGTCTGGGCAGCACTTTACATGCGTGGCAGGAATGCAACTCAAACTCACAACTCGGTTCTGGATACCGTACaagatataaaacaaaaccaacacagaaAGCGTGCACAGCACTTAAAAGgtgtatattatgtattttatatatattttccagtaaaatcgcgttttttttttttttaaactttgcattTCGCTCGACTCAATGAACACGTTAATCTAGACTGAACTGAGCCAACACCTAGGTGTAGAAAAACTCAAGACGCAGATAAGGTTTAAAAACGTCTACGGCGGGGAGGCAAACATTTGCTGACGGTGTGCGCCAGCTGATGGTCGGGGCATTTCGCTATGGGATGCACAGGCCTGCGCCATCGATTTTAACAGCAGCACCCGCGCAGTCTTGCTAAACACTGGGCTCCTTATCCTCGGGCCTTGTCCCGGGACAGTTTGACATGCCAGTCGTTACAGCGGCGAGAGCATGGCCGCGGGTTGAGCCGGGGTGCCCTGTTAACACCCCGCTTTCTGATCTGCGCCTCCCTGTTCCTCTCCCCACCCAAGTTACACGTGGGGAGCACCTCAATGCCTCACAA
The Polyodon spathula isolate WHYD16114869_AA unplaced genomic scaffold, ASM1765450v1 scaffolds_808, whole genome shotgun sequence DNA segment above includes these coding regions:
- the LOC121308958 gene encoding eukaryotic translation initiation factor 4B-like, which translates into the protein MAASAKKKNKKGKTLTLTDFLAEDSGSNNTANYAPVKPTSWADETDDLEGDVSTSWHTEEDTYRAPAIDRSILPTAPRAAREPNVDRSRLPRGPPYTAFLGNLPYDVSEESIKEFFRGLNISAVRLPREPSNPERLKGFGYAEFDDVDSILRALTLNEENLGNRRIRVDIADQSQEKERDDRSSGWDR